Proteins encoded by one window of Passer domesticus isolate bPasDom1 chromosome 10, bPasDom1.hap1, whole genome shotgun sequence:
- the LOC135308662 gene encoding uncharacterized protein LOC135308662 isoform X1 — MPRRKQLQAGNANIFLLQKECFYSIFSHKRSEQKSSSKQAHLFQDPCFIHRKIGRPNALLFQDFTFWKLRRSAYHHGNKPDLAGEPCMDCSGDRDRQPQPQAGEAPWPRCLAWGAGSCAPAQRRTRGRQPAPRTPLPALGRAGRLGPCRARAAPGRGAEPAPGLPSQRSPQLFQDQRPAAEHLRCALPRLQSPQRPLRETAVSITGAAGALMTGQKEELQVLAEALQAIGEDQSPSCRSTLMQLAFKRRSAGFVLLLDPKN, encoded by the exons GAAATGCAAACatatttttacttcagaaaGAGTGCTTTTACAGCATTTTTTCCCACAAAAGGAGTGAACAAAAATCTTCCTCTAAG caggCCCATCTTTTTCAAGATCCCTGCTTCATACATAGGAAGATTGGTAGACCTAACGCGTTACTCTTCCAGGACTTTACT TTTTGGAAACTGAGGAGAAGTGCATACCATCACGGCAACAAACCCGACCTAGCTGGAGAACCCTGCATGGATTGCTCAGGTGACAGAGaccggcagccccagccgcaggctggagaagccccctggccccgGTGCTTggcgtggggggctggcagctgtgcccctgcccagcgccgcacccggggccgccagcctgcgccccgcacgccgctccctgccctgggccgtgcgggccggctcggcccctgccgggctcgggcagcgcccggccgaggggcagagcccgcgccgggccttccctcccagcgctccccgcagctgtttcaggaccagcgcccagcggccgagcacctgcgctgcgccctgccgcgcctgcagagcccgcagaggcccctgcgagagacggccgtcagcatcaccg GGGCGGCTGGAGCGCtcatgacggggcagaaggaggagctccaggtcctcgctgagg ctcttcaaGCCATCGGGGAAgatcagagcccatcctgcaggagcacactgatGCAGCTGGCCTTCAAAAGAAGATCTGCAGGATTCGTTCTTCTGCTGGATCCGAAGAACTGA
- the LOC135308662 gene encoding uncharacterized protein LOC135308662 isoform X2 — translation MCFWHSVTQLPSVAVTIRTFLLKSVSESAVLKIAHPWQRFWKLRRSAYHHGNKPDLAGEPCMDCSGDRDRQPQPQAGEAPWPRCLAWGAGSCAPAQRRTRGRQPAPRTPLPALGRAGRLGPCRARAAPGRGAEPAPGLPSQRSPQLFQDQRPAAEHLRCALPRLQSPQRPLRETAVSITGAAGALMTGQKEELQVLAEALQAIGEDQSPSCRSTLMQLAFKRRSAGFVLLLDPKN, via the exons ATGTGTTTCTGGCACAGTGTAACACAGCTGCCCTCAGTAGCTGTGACCATCAGAACCTTTCTTTTGAAGAGCGTATCAGaatcagcagtgctgaaaattGCTCATCCTTGGCAGAGG TTTTGGAAACTGAGGAGAAGTGCATACCATCACGGCAACAAACCCGACCTAGCTGGAGAACCCTGCATGGATTGCTCAGGTGACAGAGaccggcagccccagccgcaggctggagaagccccctggccccgGTGCTTggcgtggggggctggcagctgtgcccctgcccagcgccgcacccggggccgccagcctgcgccccgcacgccgctccctgccctgggccgtgcgggccggctcggcccctgccgggctcgggcagcgcccggccgaggggcagagcccgcgccgggccttccctcccagcgctccccgcagctgtttcaggaccagcgcccagcggccgagcacctgcgctgcgccctgccgcgcctgcagagcccgcagaggcccctgcgagagacggccgtcagcatcaccg GGGCGGCTGGAGCGCtcatgacggggcagaaggaggagctccaggtcctcgctgagg ctcttcaaGCCATCGGGGAAgatcagagcccatcctgcaggagcacactgatGCAGCTGGCCTTCAAAAGAAGATCTGCAGGATTCGTTCTTCTGCTGGATCCGAAGAACTGA